From Elephas maximus indicus isolate mEleMax1 chromosome 25, mEleMax1 primary haplotype, whole genome shotgun sequence, the proteins below share one genomic window:
- the SLC52A3 gene encoding solute carrier family 52, riboflavin transporter, member 3 has translation MAILIHLLVCIFGTGSWVAINGLWVELPLLVTELPEGWYLPSYLTVIIQLANIGPLLVTLLHHFQPSCLPEVPVIFAIVCVGTVTCILFAFLWSMTSWVLGGHHSIAFMVLTFFLALVDCTSSVTFLPFMSRLPTRYLTTFFVGEGLSGLLPALVALAQGSGLTTCINITTTPDTTPSPVTNRTIGLIQGTSSTVMSDLTGTKTSTVHLESRYLPANFSPLVFFLLLSFMMACCLVAFFFLQRQPRHWKASTEDLLSSQITLRSIRLHEKQDLGLPAPEDSGKDQAPLEKKMAPLHLARLTFIYLLVAFVNALTNGVLPSVQTYSCLSYGPVAYHLSVTLSSMANPLACFLAMFLSSRSLPFLGVLTVLGTGFGAYNMAMAVMSPCPLLQGHWGGEVLIVASWVLFTGCLSYVKAMLGMILRERSRSALLWCGAAVQLGSLVGAVLMFPLVNVLRLFSSADFCSLQC, from the exons ATGGCCATCCTTATACACCTGCTGGTCTGCATCTTTGGAACGGGCTCCTGGGTGGCCATCAATGGGCTCTGGGTAGAGCTACCCCTGCTGGTGACAGAGCTGCCTGAGGGCTGGTACCTGCCCTCCTACCTCACGGTGATCATCCAGTTGGCCAACATTGGTCCCCTCCTGGTCACCTTGCTCCATCACTTCCAGCCCAGCTGCCTTCCTGAGGTGCCCGTCATCTTTGCCATAGTGTGTGTGGGTACCGTAACCTGCATCCTCTTCGCCTTCCTCTGGAGCATGACCTCCTGGGTGCTGGGTGGCCACCACAGCATTGCCTTCATGGTTCTCACCTTCTTCCTGGCCCTAGTGGACTGTACCTCTTCCGTCACCTTCCTGCCCTTCATGAGTCGGCTGCCGACCCGCTACCTCACCACCTTCTTTGTGGGCGAAGGACTCAGTGGCCTCCTGCCTGCCCTGGTGGCTCTTGCTCAGGGCTCGGGTCTTACCACCTGCATCAACATCACTACAACACCAGACACCACCCCAAGCCCTGTGACTAACAGGACGATTGGCCTCATACAG GGAACCAGCAGCACCGTCATGTCTGACCTCACAGGGACTAAAACCTCCACTGTCCACCTGGAAAGCCGCTACCTCCCCGCCAACTTCTCACCCTTGGTCTTCTTCCTCCTGCTGTCCTTCATGATGGCCTGCTGCCTAGTGGCTTTCTTCTTCCTCCAGCGCCAACCCAGGCACTGGAAGGCCTCCACTGAGGACCTCCTCAGCTCCCAGATCACCCTCCGCTCCATCCGGCTGCACGAAAAGCAGGACCTGGGTCTCCCAGCCCCAGAGGACAGTGGCAAGGACCAGGCACCTCTAGAGAAGAAGATGGCCCCTCTCCACCTGGCTCGCCTGACCTTCATCTACCTCCTGGTGGCCTTTGTGAATGCACTTACCAATGGCGTACTGCCCTCCGTGCAGACCTACTCCTGCCTGTCCTACGGGCCTGTcgcctaccacctgtctgtcacccTCAGCTCCATGGCCAACCCTCTCGCTTGCTTCTTGGCCATGTTCCTGTCTAGCAG GTCTTTGCCGTTCCTGGGGGTCCTCACAGTGCTTGGGACCGGGTTTGGGGCCTACAACATGGCCATGGCTGTGATGAGCCCCTGCCCCCTCCTGCAGGGCCACTGGGGTGGTGAAGTCCTCATC GTGGCCTCGTGGGTGCTGTTCACTGGTTGTCTGAGCTACGTCAAGGCGATGCTGGGTATGATCCTGCGCGAACGTAGCCGCAGCGCCCTCTTGTGGTGTGGGGCGGCTGTGCAGCTAGGCTCGCTGGTCGGCGCCGTGCTCATGTTCCCGCTGGTCAACGTGTTGAGGCTCTTCTCCTCCGCGGACTTCTGTAGCCTGCAGTGTTGA